In Patescibacteria group bacterium, the genomic window CCTGTCAAAAGGAAAAAGCTTAAATAACTTTCTTCCCCACCAAAAGGATGAATAAGCAAAGCTGGCCTTTGGATTCGAATTTAAGGCGTTTAGCATGGATGACAAGGCTTCCTGGCTTAAAACAACGTCTGCGTCGCAGAAGAACAGGTATTCCCCTTTTGAAGAGCGAAAGCCGGTATTTCTTGCCGCCGGCGCTCCTTTATTCATATCGTGGTTTAACAAGCGAAAACTAATGTCTTTTTCGCCGAATTTTTTTTTGTAGCTCTCGGCAACGGCCCGCGACTGGTCGCTGGAGCCGTCGTCAACGATAATTACCTCCAGCTCCGGAATGGTTTGGATTAAGATGCTTTCCAGGCAGGATGGAAGGTTCTTCGCCTGGTTATATAAAGGAATTATTACGCTTATCATGAAGTTGGCTTACTGCCGGCCGCTTCGCACCGAAACAGCTGGGAAAAAAATTCCCCCCGCGAAGATTAGCGGGAGGAATTTTTATGGAAGTTATAAAACTGCTTCTTTGGCGGCTTTGGCGACTCTGAATTTAACTACGGTTTTAGCCGGAATGTTAATTGATTCGCCGGTGGCTGGGTTTCTGCCAACCCGGGCGGCTCTTTTAACTTTTACCAGCTTTCCGATGCCCGGAACGACGAATTCACCGCTTTTTTTTACTTCGCCGTAGGCTAATTCAGTCAGCTTGTCCAAAAAATTGCCGACATCCTTTTTTGACATTCCAGTTTGGTTTGCCAAAGCCTCCAGAATTTGAGACTTAGTCATCTTTGCCATAATGGTCTAATGGCTTCGCAGCAGATTCTTTAGGCATTCCTGGGTAAAAATATGCTTAAAGAAGTTTGGCTGGCTTAGCCATTTAATATTAATATTTAATTTTTAGCCAGGAACAATACGCTAAACTACTATCATTATACACTATAATCGAATAAATGTGAATATTAACAAGGGTTTTACAACTTTTTGCCGGAAACTGTCAAATTGAATTTGGCACGGGTGGAGGGAATCGAACCCCCAGTTCAGCTTTTGGAGAGCTGTGGTTTACCATTAACCGACACCCGCATACTGATCGTTTAGAATAGCGATAAGCCCAGCCTAAATATTGGCGATTATCCGTTTTAACGAGCGAAAGCCTTATTTTTCGAGTATGCTCTCGTATTCAATCTCGTAGATATGCAAAATTGTTACCGCCAGGGAAATTATCAAAGGTCCGAAAATTATGCCCCAAAATCCGAAAAAAGCCACGCCTCCCAGGATTGAAAAAATTATGAACAAAGGGTGAACCTGGGCTTTTTCCTTTATAATATAGGCTCTGATTACATTGTCAATGATGCTAATGCCGCCGGTTCCCCAGGCGATCATAAATATGCCCTGCCAGATTTTACCGGCTAAGAGGAGATAAACCGCGGCCGGAAACCAGACTAATCCGGCGCCGACGTACGGCACTAACGAAAAAACGCTGGTTAAGATGCCGCCTAAGAAAGCCGGCAAGCCGACTACCCAAAATCCCAGGCCGGCAAAAAAGCCTTGCGCCGCCGCGTTTAGAATCGTGGATAAAACGGCTGATTGGCTTACATCTTTAAATTTGCGGAAAATCTTTTGGTCGTATTTATTGGGAAGCGGCGTCCAGCGCATTATCCTTTTTAGCATATTTTCCCCGTCGATCAGGAAAAAGAACATGCTTAGGATTATCAAAGCCAGGGAGAATATGAAGTTCGTCGTGCCGGCGATGAGAGACGTAGCGCCCGTAATCAGCCACTGATTGACCTTGCCTAAAGCGTCAAATAAATAGGTGCGCAGGTTGTTGTCTAGATTGACTCCCAGCTGGTGGAGATATCGGTTGTTAAGAAGCGGATCTAGGCCGTCGTGGCTGATAAAATTGGATATATTTCCGTAGGTTTCTATGAGCTTCTGGGCAGAATATATAATCAGGTTGGAAATAATCGCTACCGCGATAAGGATAACCGCGAGGCAGATAATTAGCGCGGCGGTTTTTTTTCTCCCTTTCAATAAAACCGAGAGTTTAATATACAAAGGATGCAGTATGGTTGCCAGCACGCCGGCCACAATAATATCAGCTAGAAAAGGGCTAAACACCAGATAGCATAAATACAATATGCCGGCGAGCATTAAAAGCAAGAAAGCCCTGGGGATCATGGACTTGTCCATATGTTTTTAGGGGCGAGGCCTATAATTTAATTTAGCCGCTTCTATAAACCAACCCCTAATTAGCTAACCCTAAAACTACTTAGTTTCTTTGTGAGGCGTGTGTTTGCCGCAATGCTTGCAGTGTTTTTTTATTTGGAGCCTTTCTTTCAGAATTTTTTTATTTTTGTGGGAAAAGTAATTGACTTGCTTGCAGGATGAGCATTCAAGTTTTATAAGATTATCTTGTGACATATTGTTTCGCCCGTCCGGGCAGTATGTATTACTGGTAAATTATTCAGCGTTAACTTTATAGCCATTCGGTATTACTTCGACCCAAGTAGTACCAGCGTTAAACTCGATTTCTTCGCCGGCGGCGTTATAATAAAAGGTCCGCCCGCTCTTATTTTTTTTCTTCCATGACCCGTCGCCACATGAACCATCCAAGCAGATTTTGGCTTTTCCGCTCCCGATAGTTTCAATCTGCCTCCGCCCTTCTTCATCAATCACCCGCGACTGGACCGATTGGATTATGATATTTTTGGCCTTAATCGGCGTTCCGTCTTCCATAACATGGGCCAGCCCGCCTTCAAATCTACTGTAATCGTTCGTTATTTTATCATACTTCCACTGGACTGTAAAATCATTTCCCCGGTAAAATACCGTAATTGCCGAATCTTCCGGCCGAGCCAAAGGTTCCAGATCATCTTTATATTTCCAGGAAACGGCGCTTTCGTTCTTTTGGCTTATGTCGGCTTCACTTTTATCAAGATAGGCGCTTATAAGCCCGCTTGAACTATATACGTTATGCGGCGCCGGACGGGATTTTTCCCTCCAAAAGGCGGCGGTGTTATAAAATTCATTCAAGTCAAAAATATTTTCACGGGCAATTTTAGCTAGCGCGTCCGGACTGCCGCCGCAATGAATATAGAGGGCATGTAAATCGGCGCTCCAGTCAATGTAATACGGCCGGGCGCTCCTTATCGGCCCGATTTTCTTTATTTCATCGCCAGACGCGTAAATTGCCAAAAATCTCGTAATTCCGCCCTCGGCTTCGGCTTCATAAACCAAATTGGCTTTTGTCAATCCGGACTGGGGCCGGGCGTCAACATGGTTTTCAATCATTATTGCCGCTGGAAATAAATTCTCCTTTCCTTTTTCGACCATCACCCCGTCGATCCAGCGCCGGGCCATTTCAACTTTCGGCTCGTTTTTTTCTCCGCTCCCGGCAATCGCCGCGCTGCCTTCCCGGCTTTTTTCCGAGCCGTCAATATAGCCGTGAAGATAATATCCCAGCCAGGGAATAAGGCAGAATATAATAACTCCCAAAAAAATAAATATTCTTCGGCCGCCTAATACCGCTTTAACTTTATTTTTTAATTCCTCCATTAATCTTAAATTATTTTTCGGTTTTTTCCTTTTCCGCCGCGCCTTCTGCCCCTTCCTTTTCTTCTTTGCCTTTTCCGATTACTTCAACATCTTCCGGCTTAACTGCCGCTACCGGCTCTTCTTCGGCTTTAGGCTCGACAACTGAAACGATGATGTTTTCCCCGTCAGCCAAAGCCGTAACGCCTTTAGGCAGTACCAAGTCTTTTACTTTCAAGGAATCATCAAAATTGGAAAGCGGGCTGATGTCAACTTTTATTTCACTCACTAAATCTTCCGGCAAGCATTCGACTTCAATGTTGTCCGCGTGCTTAATCAGAGCGGCGCCCAGCTCTCTTATCGCTTTGGATTCGCCGATGAATTCCAGCGGAATTTCGGTAGTTACTTTCTTTTTCATATCCACCTGGAAGAAATCGATATGGTTAATCCGGTCGTGTATCGGCTCTTTTTGCACATCGTAAATAAGAACCTTCACCGGCGTCTTCTCGTCTACTTGAAGTTCGACCAGCGTGCTTTCTCCGGCTTTTTCATATACTTTTTCGAATTCCCCTTTTTTTACTTTGAGGCTTAAACCGGTAATATTGCTCCCATAAAGGACGGCCGGCAAGTAGCCTTTGGCCCGGAGCAGTTTAGCCTTCCCGTTGTTTTCTTCTCTCGTGTAAGCTTTTAAATTGACTTTTTCCATATTTTTATTGGTTTTACCGAATAAAATTTGCGCCTAAACGGCAAACTGAATCCTTTTTTAGTAAATATTGGATAAGATTTAAAAAAAGATATTTTGAAATACCTTTTAGTAATTAATCTTACTGCGGATTATTATGCTTTCCATTATTCCTACTAATATTAGAGTGGAAACAAGCGCACTGCCGCCGTAGCTTACCAAAGGCAATGAAATGCCGACTACCGGCAATAGCCCGACGTTCATACCTATATTAATAAACATTTCAATAAAAATCAAGCTTATGGCCCCTAAAATGAAAAAGGTGCTAAAATCCTCTTTAACGCGGCGGAGGCTTTTTATAGCCCGGTGGAAAAATACCATAAAAAAGGCCAATACCAAAATAACCCCTAAAAAGCCCAATTCTTCAGCAATTACCGCGAAGATGAAGTCATTTTGGCTTTCCGGCAAGAACCTTAATTGCGACTGCGAACCAAAACCAATGCCCCGGCCGATAAGCTGGCCTGACCCGACCGCGATCATGGCCTGGGTAACATTATACCCTTGATCAAGCGGGCTTGACTTAGGGTTGGCAAAAGTCATAATCCTTTCTTTCTGGTAGGGCTTTAGGTAAAAAAGCCAGCCCGCCCCGCCCAAAAGCAGTCCGGCCAGGATCAAGATAGCTAAATATTTTTTGCTGAAACCGGCCATAACGATGATGGCGAGCCATAAAAGGACCAAAACCATCGCCGAACCAAAATCCGGCTGGGCCATTACCAGGCCGGCCAAAATTGCTAAAAAAAACAAGGGCAGTAAAAAGTGCTTTAGGGTATTGAAGCGGAAATTGGCCCGGGAATAATAATAAGAGAAAAAGAGTATTAATATGATTTTAATAAGCTCGACCGGCTGAAAGCTAAAACCGAAAATATTAAACCAGCCTTTGGTTCCCCTGATAGTTGAACCGAAAAATAAGACCGCCACCAAAAGAATAACTCCTAAAACATAAAAGTAAACGCTGGTTTCGCGAAGGTCGTTAAAATCAAGAAAAGCAAAAACAAAAAGCAAAACCAGTCCGATTCCGGCGAACAAGAGCTGTTTTTTAAAGTTGGCCAAGCTCTGGTCGCCTTGGGAAAGGGATACGCTGTAAATCTCTACCAGGCCGTATATGACCAATAAAAAAACTGAACTAAATAAAATCCAGTCGAAATTTTTTAAATATAATAAAACTTTCCTCATCAAGTTAATAGTTCCCGTTCCTGGTATTGATTTCATCCTTTTGCCCGCCGGCTCCCGTTGTCCCTACAAAATCCATGTAGTTTTTCTTGTCCATTATATTCACTTCCGGGATAACTTTGACTTCCGAGGCATACGATACCGAGCTGGGCCAGCTTAGGCTGATATTGTAGCTTTTTCCGGACATAAAATTTTCCAAGCCGTATTTAGAGGCGCTCACTGCCTGCCCCCCTTGATACAAAAGGACCAGGAAGTCGGCCCGCCAATAATTATACGCCGAACTGTTCAAGACTTCAAAGTCAACCTTATTTAAGCTCTCTTTATCTGACAAAACAGTCTTCCCTTCGGAATTCAATTTAATGCCTGTTATTTTAAAATTGAGGTGCTCTTCCGAAAATTTATTCCAATCAGGGATTTCTTTAGATTTGATCGGATGCCAATTAAGCGTTTTAATCCGGATCGCCGCGTCAGCCGGAAAGGAGCCGAATTCCTGCGACATTGAGATTAAAATTTTCTTTTCACTCGGATAAATGAAGCTTTTTTCAACCGGCGTCTCCACTCCGCTTCCCGCGAAAGCGAACTCCAGTTCGGCCCAGTGCCGGGGATTAGGATTCTCGGCCACGGCGATAAAATCATAGCTTCCGGCCGTGCCGTTATTTATAACCTGTACATTGCCCATTTTTAACTCCAAAGGCTGGGTGTTTTTAAAATAATCGTGGCTGGCGACATTAATCCTTGTCAAATCATCGACAAGTTTCTGATCCTCAATCATGCCGACGAAAATGTAATGCAAAAACCCATAAAAGAAAATCCCCCAGCCGATAACGGAAATTAACACCAAAAAAGCAATAAAAAGTTTTTTTAGCTGTTTTAGATGTTCGATATACCAAAACCCGAAATTAAGCTTTTTTTCTGTCAAACCCGTAGAATCTTCGAAGACCGGAGGTTTGGCTGCCACTGGTTTTACCACCTCAACTTTTTCCTTTTTTATATATCTTGCCATAACCATATTTTAGCATAATTAAGGAGTTAGTGGCAATTTTTTACCTATCAACTAGACTGAATATTGATGAATGTGCAGATATTGCCCTGGTAAAATACACGGCCTGTAAGACTTGCGTTTGGGGCTTAAATTTGATAAAATGCAAGTAGAATAATTACCCTGATTTCGGGTTGTTTTTAATTAAAAATACTTCTAATATAAAGGTTTATTATGGCTAAAGACAAAACAAAAGCTAATGTTTATGACGCCAGTTCCATTACCGTTTTAGAAGGACTGGAGCCGGTAAGAAAACGGCCGGGAATGTATATCGGATCAACCGGTACGACCGGCCTGCACCATCTGATTTGGGAAGTGGTGGATAACGGAATCGACGAAGCTATGGCCGGCCATGCCAATGAAATTGTCGTTACCTTAACGGCTGACGGCATGGTTTCGGTTTACGATAACGGGCGCGGCATCCCGGTTGGCATCCATAAAGTTACGGGCGTATCGGCCTTGGAAACCGTCCTTACCAAATTACACGCCGGAGGAAAATTCGGCGGCGGCGGCTATAAAGTTTCCGGCGGCCTGCACGGCGTCGGCGTCTCGGTCGTTAACGCTTTGAGCGAATACTTAAAAGCTGAAGTTTTCCAAAACGGAAAAATTTGGATGCAGGAATATAAAAGAGGCAAACCCTTAAAAAAAGTAAAACCCTCGGGAACTACAAAAAAAACCGGCACCCAGATTACTTTTAAGCCGGACGCGGAAATATTTACCGAAACGACTGAATTCAGCTGGGGCACGGTGATCGACCATTTTCGCCAGCAGGCCTACTTAAATCGCGGCGTAACTATTAAAATTTTTGACAAGAGAAAAAATCACCGTCCCAAAGCCTATGTTTACTATTTTGAAGGCGGCATCAAAGCTTATATTAACTCTTTAAACCGCTCGAAAAATGTCAAAAACGAAACGATTTTTTACGTGGAAAAGCCGATTAATTCTTCGCTCGTGGAAATCGCTTTGCAATATAACGACGAATACAATGAAACGGTTTTGGCTTTTGCCAATAACATCTACAATCCCGAAGGCGGAACGCATATGGCCGGATTCCGGGCGGCCTTAACCCGCACCCTGAATAATTACGCCCGAACCCAGAACATGTTAAAGGAAAAAGATGAAAACCTTACCGGCGAGGATGTCCGTGAAGGCTTAACGGCGATTATCAGCGTAAAGCTTACTGATCCCCAGTTTGAAGGCCAGACTAAAGGAAAACTAGGCAACGCGGAAATGAAAGGCTACGTGGAAACAGTCTTTAGCGAAGCCTTTGCCTCATTCTTAGAAGAGCATCCGCGCGAAGCCGAAGCGATTGTCGGCAAATGCATCCTGTCGGCCCAGGCCCGGATTGCCGCCCGAACGGCCCGCGCCAGTATTTTAAGAAAGGGCGCTTTGGAAGGAATTACCCTGCCCGGAAAACTGGCTGACTGCGCGTCGAGAAAAGCCGAAGAAACAGAATTATTCATAGTCGAGGGCGATTCGGCCGGCGGCTCGGCTAAACAAGGCCGCGACCGAAAATTCCAGGCTATCCTTCCTCTGCGAGGAAAAATTTTGAATGTCGAACGCGCGAGATTAGATAAGATGCTCGCTAATAATGAAATCAAGAACCTGGTAATCGCCATGGGCACCAATATCCAGGAACAGTTTGATATAGAAAAACTCCGCTACGGCCGGATTATTATTATGACTGACGCCGACGTTGACGGCGCCCATATCCGCACTTTGCTTCTCACGTTGTTCTACCGCCACTTCCCGGATTTGGTCACCCGCGGCCATATCTTTATCGCCCAGCCGCCCTTATACCAGATTAAAAAAGGCACAACCGCCAAGTACGCTTTTTCCGATGATGAAAAAATGAAAATTATAAAAGAAATGGGCGGAGGCGAAGTCGCTGAAATCGAACAAGGGGCGGAAGAAATCTCGCAGGATGAAACCGGGGTATCCGAAGAAGAGGTGGCAGAAGCGGCTGCCGCAAAGGCCAAAGCCCCGGCAAAAATCAATATCCAGCGCTATAAAGGTCTAGGAGAAATGAACCCGAACCAGCTTTGGGAAACTACTATGGATCCCAAAAGCCGTGTAATGCGCCAGGTAAATATCGAAGACGCGGTGCGCGCCGACGAAACTTTTGATATGCTGATGGGCGGCGACGTCGCGCCCCGGAAACACTTTATCCAGACCCACGCGAAGAAGGTGGAGAATTTGGATATCTAACACTTATTAAAGTCCTATATAAAATCGCGGCGAAGTCTATTTGGATTTCCGCCGCTTTTTATATCCGGCCAAGGAGACGCAAAGCTTCTTCGAGCTTCTTTAAAACTTTAATATAAGCGGCGCATCGCAAATCAACTTTATACTCCTGCGATATTTTGTATACATCGTAAAAGGCCGTTTCCATTTTTTTCTTGACTTTCTCCAATACCTCCTCCTCTTCCCATCTCAACCCCGTAAGATTTTGAACCCATTCATAATAACTACCGATTACCCCTCCGGCATTGGCGAGAATATCAGGAATAATAATAATATCTTTCGGCCTCAATTTTACTACCGCCTCGCGGGTTACCGGCCCATTGGCCATTTCTAGAATTATCTTGGCTTTTACTTCGCCGGCGTTATCTTCGTGGATCTGATTTTCGATAGCCGCCGGAATAAGAATATCGACCGGCAGCTTCAATAGTTCTTCATTGCTAATAACACTGCACGATACTTCCAACTCCCCTAACTCGGCCGGATAGCAGGATTTTGACATAAGACGGCCTTTTTCCTTTCGGGTTTTAATTATTTCTTCAACATCCAGGCCGCTGGCGTCATAAAGCGCGTTTTTCGCGTCCGAAACCGCGACAATTTTATATCCGCTCTCAAAAAGAATTTTCGCGATATTACCTCCGACATTTCCAAATCCCTGGATGGCGATGGATATCTCCTTTTTTTCCTTTGCCTTGAATATCGGATTAAGTTCTAAAAACTTTTCCAAAACCACTACTCCGCCAAAAGCGGTCGATATCTCCCGGCCATAACTCCCGCCTAGTATCAATGGCTTGCCGGTAAATGAAGCGAGCGACGAGAATCCCTTAATCTTACTGTATTGGTCATACATCCAGGCCATGATTTGGGGATTGGTATTTACGTCCGGCGCCGGGACGTCTTTTTGCGGGCCGATATAGTAGTAAATCTCATCGACATATGCGCGCGATAATTTTTCTAATTCGCCAAAACTTAATTTTTGCGGCTCGACTCTAATTCCTCCTTTGGCGCCGCCGTAAGGCAGATCCATGGCCGCGTTTTTTAAAGTCATAAGCATGGACAGGGCTTTAACCTCATCCAAATCAACCTTTGGGTGGAAGCGGATGCCGCCCTTAAAAGGACCGAGGGCGTCGTTATGCTGGATTCGGAAGCCTTGGAAAATTTCCACTTCGCCTGTATCCTTTTTTAGCGGGATGGAAAACTCGATAATCCGCTGGGGCGATTCGAATATTTCCAAAACCTTGGGCGGAATATTAATTAATTTTCCGGCTTCCTTAACCTGCTCTAAAACTGATGATAAAAATTGGTTCATATTGATAAATATTATTGGCATCTGGCGAGTTTAACATTATAACGGTTTCATTAATTTAGAATTAACTTACTAAAAAACCAGCCCTTATCGGCTGGCTTTGCGCGCTCCGGCTTCGTCCGAGCCGAAGTGATGGGCAATTTCATGCTTAATGGTATTGCTAATCATCATTCTTAATTCTTTTTCGTTTTTGGATTCATGCAGTATCGCGTATTTAAAAAGCGTAATCCGGTCGGGCAATACCGCGCCTAAATTACGGCGGCTCGATTGATGATAGCCTTCGTAAAGGCCGAACAAAAAATAACCGCGCCCCAGCCGGAATTTTTTTTCTTGATCCGGAGTCGGATAATCCTCAATTAAAAAAGCCACATTATTCGTTTTACTGATAACTTCCTCCGGCAGGCTATCCAGCTCTTCTTTTACTATTTTTTCAAAATCTTCTGATGACAAGTTCATATTTTCCCGCTTATTTCACCCCAGTAAAAATAATACCATTTTGCGAGGAATTTACAACTACTTGATTCCATAATCCGATACTCCAATACTCTAAAATTCCAATAAAATCAAAGAAAAGCCGCCAGGTAGGTTTGGCGGCTTAAAAGTGCTTGTTTTATGGAGCTGTATGAGTCATTCGCTCAATTACGGACTACGTAACTTATTGCGATTCTCCATTTGTTATGCTCAATATCATTTCATTGAGCTGATTTACGTCATACGGCTTGGGTAAAAAACCGTCTGCTCCGGCCTCGAGGCATTGGATTTTCACTTCATCACAATTAGATCCGCTCGTAAGTATGTGCTTGATACCGGGATACCTATCCGCGCAGTATCTTACGAAATCGGTTCCCCTCATCCCCGGCAGATTCAAATCGCAAATTGCAAGCTGAAAAATGGCTTTTTTCAATTCTTGCAAAGCATCTTCCGCCGATCTGAATCCAACAGACTCCCACCCGAAAATCTCGAGCATTTCGATAATCAATTCCCGAATTGCGGCTTCGTCTTCGATCACCAGGATTTTCATTTTTCCCCTCCTTCGCGAGCGTTAGATTTCTTCTGTTTCAACCTGTTTGGGCATGAATTTGATGGCGGGCGACGAAACTAAACTGATAACGGCTTTCACTAATATATTGGCAACCATTATTTCCATAACAGTCGAGATCGGCAAGACTCCTAAAAAAGCGATTAGGCTGAAGATCGCGCTGTCGATTACCAGCGCAACCGTATTTGAAATGAGCACTGCTAATATATCGTTTAGCCGGCGATAAACCATGCTAAAAATTTCCGTATCGGCCAATTCTGATAATACCTGGGCGATTACGCTGGCGATGGAAATACGGAAAACCGGCATCAAAATATTTTGGTAATCATTTTGATAAAGCCAGGCCGGATCCGGAGCCATCTTCCCTGCCAGCCAAAAAAACAAGAAGGCCAAAAGGCTGAAGGCGGCGGCGGATACGACGACCACCCGAGAATTCTTTTTCCCGCAGGTTTTATGGACAAGATCCCTTAAAGTAAAAGTTATCGGATATATAATAGTACCAGCGTCCATCGATAAGTGGACGAGGGGCAAAACCGTAATTTTGGTTGATAAAACATTAGCGATAATTTGCGCGGAGGTATAAGCTGACGCGCTCACTAAAGCCAGGCTTAATTTTTTGTCCATAAAATAATTGATAGCATGTTCTAGAAAGTCATGGATATATCTTATCTATTTAATTATTTTAATGCAAATGAGGACGAAAGCAGGGACGACTAACGGGCTTGACACGCGGATTAGTTAATTGATAAACTATTTTAATCTTTATAAAAAACTGCGAACTCGGGTCATTTACAAAAAGCCCGGCTAGGTATGAAGAAATCTCCCTTTATGCACCCCTTAAAAGACAAATCAATAGCTAAGCTGGTGGTATTTACCGCTACCCGGCTGGAACAATTCGCCAATACTTATGTATTAAAACCGATGGGCCTTACTACCACGGCGATTAAAATCATGGGGATTTTGTATTACCGCGGCCCCCTTACCCCGACCGATATTCTCAAGTTAATCGGCGGGACAAAGTCCAACGTTACCCAGCGCCTTAATTTCTTAGAAAAGAGCGGATTTATTAAGCGCCAGGCTCCACGAAAAAAAACGGCAGATGATAAAAGAAAAAAAATGATTGAACTTACTGGCGGAGGAAAAAGAAAACTTGTCTTGGCTTACGAATTGGTGAATGACAAAAGCCTGGATTTGGAAAAAAGTTTTACCAAAGCCGAATGCCGGCTTTTCTACGAATACTTAGTTAAAACCAATTTACTTATTTATAACGTTGAAAAGGAATACCTGAAATTAAACCCAAGAAATTGCCGCTCTGATGATTTACTAAAAGAGATCTGCGGGCTTAAACAAAAAAACTGCCGAAATTTTTTAAACTAATAAAAAAACATATATGAAAAAATTAAACAACAAATACATAAAAATAGCCGCCTTGATTTTACTTTTAGGCGCGGGTTTTGCCGCCGTATCTTTTTTTGGTAAAACCGTTGCCGACGAGGGCGTAAAGGAAGCAAACGCACCGCTGGCTGTAACCGCCCAGACGATAAAAGAATCTGACAGCCTAAAAGAAAACCTGGAGTATTCAGCCATTGTATCGGGCGACCAGGAAGCGAAAATTTTCGCCAAGACCTCGGGCAACGCCAAAGAGGTTAATTTCAAGGTTGGGGATAAAGTTAAGATGGGCGCGCTGTTGGTAAGGATTGACGAGCCGGGGGCTAATGTTTCGGGCCAGGGTTTTAATTCAGCCCAGGTCAAGCAAGCCCAAATTTCCGCCTCGCAGGCCTACGCCTCTTACGAGATGGCCAGGACTAATTATCAGAACACCCTAAATTCTTCCCAAAAAGATTTGGCCCAGGCCCGAATCGCCCGCGACCAGGCAAGGACCGGAACCGGCAATACTAACCTAACAATTGAAGAAAGCCTGAAAGCGTCCCAAATCGCTTATGATACGGCTAAAGAGGCGGCCGAGCAGGCCCGGCTGGCTTTGGAAAACCGCAAAAAAATATCCGGCCAATCGGAAATCGATATGAACGTTAACGCCGATACTGCCGTAGATACGGCCGCCGATACCTGCAACTCGGTTATCACTTCAATTAATAACATCACTTCCCTGGACGATAATAATATTATTTCTTTAAGTTATAAATCACAGCTTGGGGCCCTGGACGTAAGCGTTATTTCCGCGGCTAAGAAGAACTATATTACCGCCCAAACCGCCAACCAAAAATATATTTCCACTAATTTTAACGGCATCAATAGTAAAATCTCCGCGGCCCTGGATTTGGCGCAGGAAACAAAGAAGTTGGCGGATAGCGTTAAAATCCTTCTTGACAAGACTGTTCCTACCGCCGAACTGCCCCAAACTTCCCTGACCGGGTCATCTCTTTCTTCCCTCCAATCGGCCGTGTCCAGTTATCAGTCCCTAGCTAACGGCGCCATCTCCCAGATTAACGGCGCCAAACAGTCCCTAACTAATACTCCTTTGAATAACACCGCCGCTTTGGATGCTTTGCAAAAAGCTTATGACCTGGCGAAAAAGCAGGAAGCCCAGGCCGCTCAAAGCTTAAATAATCTGAAAGCGGGCAATAAATCGCAAATTGACTCGGCTGGTTTTGGACAAAAATCGGCGGAAAATCAATACGAAGCGGCTAAAATCCGGCTGGATTCGCAGATTTCTATGGCTAAAAGCCAAATGGATATTAGCGAATTCCAGTACCAAAACGCGGTCCAGGGCTTGCAAAGCCTTTATGACATCCATCTGGCTACGGCCGCGATTGACGGGACTATAACCCAAAAATTCGTTAACCAGGGCGAGGCAGTCTCTCAAGGCCAGCTCTTAGCCGTTGTCAGCCAGCCGGAAAAAGTTA contains:
- a CDS encoding HlyD family efflux transporter periplasmic adaptor subunit, whose protein sequence is MKKLNNKYIKIAALILLLGAGFAAVSFFGKTVADEGVKEANAPLAVTAQTIKESDSLKENLEYSAIVSGDQEAKIFAKTSGNAKEVNFKVGDKVKMGALLVRIDEPGANVSGQGFNSAQVKQAQISASQAYASYEMARTNYQNTLNSSQKDLAQARIARDQARTGTGNTNLTIEESLKASQIAYDTAKEAAEQARLALENRKKISGQSEIDMNVNADTAVDTAADTCNSVITSINNITSLDDNNIISLSYKSQLGALDVSVISAAKKNYITAQTANQKYISTNFNGINSKISAALDLAQETKKLADSVKILLDKTVPTAELPQTSLTGSSLSSLQSAVSSYQSLANGAISQINGAKQSLTNTPLNNTAALDALQKAYDLAKKQEAQAAQSLNNLKAGNKSQIDSAGFGQKSAENQYEAAKIRLDSQISMAKSQMDISEFQYQNAVQGLQSLYDIHLATAAIDGTITQKFVNQGEAVSQGQLLAVVSQPEKVKLTFYTDQDNLPYFTLGQAAIIKDAQGNSYPGKVTSITPQADSLTKRFMIEVRPDQTDGQPGNKESNTFVLGTVMDIVVPITKKAKTAGTAILPLSAIEVGQSGNYIFYIEEAKAKKIKIEIVKVEGENAEVKIGLPEETLIVVDGNKLIHEGDPVTVKEK